In one window of uncultured Acetobacteroides sp. DNA:
- the ilvA gene encoding threonine ammonia-lyase IlvA encodes MTAAPTLTWVPNIEDVLQAKKRLSGVAVLTPLVPNMQLSKRYSANILLKREDLQPVRSYKLRGAYNKIVSLSSDDLVNGVVCASAGNHAQGVAYSCSALKVKGTIFMPEPTPKQKVKKVKMFGGEFVDVRIVGDTFDDSLAAAVAFCEEHQSQFIHPFDDPKVIEGQATIGLEIFEECSESIDYIVVPVGGGGLISGIIGVMQQLHPSVKVVGVEPEGAPSLQRAMEAKMPVMLDEIETFVDGAAVKRIGDLPFAICREGVHRVISVPEGKVCTTMLSLYNDDAIVVEPAGALSVAALDYLAPEIVGKNVVCILSGSNNDITRMEEIKERSLLHEGIKHYFVVRFPQRAGALRYFVDSIIGPNDDITHFQYVKKTNREKGPAVVGVELKDPADFEPLLERMTKAGYFGEYLNDNPHLFELIV; translated from the coding sequence ATGACAGCAGCTCCAACCCTTACTTGGGTTCCAAATATCGAGGATGTATTGCAGGCAAAGAAGCGGCTTTCGGGGGTTGCCGTTCTTACCCCCCTTGTGCCCAACATGCAGCTTTCGAAGCGGTATAGCGCCAATATCCTTTTGAAGAGAGAGGATTTGCAGCCTGTTCGCTCGTACAAGCTTCGTGGTGCCTACAACAAAATTGTGAGCCTGAGCAGCGATGATCTTGTCAATGGCGTGGTATGCGCCAGCGCGGGGAATCATGCCCAAGGCGTTGCCTACTCGTGCAGCGCGCTAAAGGTTAAGGGTACCATCTTTATGCCCGAGCCAACGCCCAAGCAGAAGGTGAAAAAGGTGAAGATGTTTGGCGGCGAGTTTGTGGATGTACGCATCGTTGGCGATACCTTCGACGATAGCTTGGCTGCCGCCGTGGCCTTCTGCGAGGAGCATCAGTCGCAGTTCATCCATCCCTTCGACGATCCGAAGGTGATTGAGGGGCAGGCCACCATTGGCCTCGAAATCTTCGAGGAGTGCAGCGAGAGCATCGACTACATCGTTGTTCCCGTTGGTGGTGGAGGGCTAATCTCTGGGATTATTGGGGTGATGCAGCAGCTGCACCCTAGCGTTAAGGTTGTTGGCGTTGAGCCCGAAGGGGCCCCCTCGCTCCAACGGGCGATGGAGGCAAAGATGCCTGTCATGCTCGATGAGATAGAGACGTTTGTGGATGGAGCGGCCGTAAAGCGTATTGGCGATTTACCCTTCGCCATCTGCCGCGAAGGGGTTCATCGGGTGATAAGCGTGCCCGAGGGCAAGGTGTGCACCACCATGCTGTCGCTCTACAACGACGATGCCATTGTGGTGGAGCCTGCTGGGGCGCTTTCGGTTGCTGCGCTCGACTACCTTGCTCCCGAAATCGTCGGGAAGAACGTGGTGTGCATCCTTAGCGGGAGCAACAACGACATCACCCGCATGGAGGAGATCAAGGAGCGCTCGCTGCTGCACGAGGGGATAAAGCACTACTTTGTTGTGCGATTTCCCCAGCGTGCGGGGGCGTTACGGTATTTTGTCGATAGCATTATTGGGCCTAACGATGATATCACCCACTTCCAGTATGTCAAGAAAACCAACCGCGAGAAGGGGCCTGCGGTGGTGGGGGTCGAACTGAAGGATCCTGCCGACTTTGAGCCGTTGCTCGAGCGCATGACCAAGGCCGGCTACTTTGGCGAGTACCTGAACGATAATCCGCACCTGTTCGAGCTGATTGTCTAA
- the ilvC gene encoding ketol-acid reductoisomerase — protein MALLNFGGVEENVVTRAEFPLEKALDVLKNETIAVLGYGVQGPGQALNLRDNGFNVIVGQRKESGSWTKAVADGWVPGKNLFDIDEACKRATFIQFLLSDGGQIDGWPTVKKHLTAGKTLGFSHGFGITFNDQTGIVPPADVDVVLVAPKGSGTSLRRLFQQGKGLNSSYAIYQNATGKAYDKVIAYGVGVGSGYLFETDFRREVYSDLTGERGVLMGAIAGIIEAQYSVLRAKGHTPSEAFNETVEELSQSLMPLIGENGMDWMYANCSVTAQRGALDWRHKFREATLPVFEDLYQSVKDGKEATIAIEAGRRPDYRESLAKELKEIRESELWQAGKTVRGLRPENS, from the coding sequence ATGGCATTACTTAATTTCGGCGGAGTTGAAGAAAATGTAGTAACCCGCGCAGAGTTTCCTTTAGAAAAGGCGTTAGACGTATTAAAGAACGAAACCATCGCCGTTCTTGGCTATGGTGTTCAAGGACCAGGACAGGCGTTGAACCTTCGCGATAACGGCTTCAACGTAATTGTAGGGCAGCGTAAGGAGTCGGGCAGCTGGACTAAGGCTGTTGCCGATGGTTGGGTTCCCGGAAAAAATCTGTTCGACATCGATGAGGCCTGCAAGAGGGCTACGTTTATTCAATTCCTTCTTTCCGATGGCGGTCAGATTGATGGTTGGCCTACCGTTAAGAAGCATCTCACCGCAGGAAAGACGCTAGGTTTCTCTCACGGTTTCGGTATCACCTTTAACGACCAAACGGGTATCGTTCCTCCAGCCGATGTTGATGTCGTTCTTGTAGCCCCAAAGGGGTCGGGAACATCGCTTCGTCGTCTGTTCCAGCAGGGAAAGGGGTTGAACTCCAGCTACGCCATCTACCAGAATGCTACCGGAAAGGCGTACGATAAGGTTATTGCCTACGGTGTTGGTGTTGGCTCGGGATATCTTTTCGAAACCGACTTTAGGCGCGAGGTATACTCCGATCTTACCGGTGAGCGTGGCGTGCTTATGGGGGCTATTGCCGGAATTATCGAAGCTCAGTATTCGGTACTTCGTGCTAAGGGGCACACTCCATCCGAAGCATTTAACGAAACCGTTGAGGAGCTAAGCCAGAGCCTTATGCCGCTTATTGGCGAAAATGGGATGGACTGGATGTACGCCAACTGCTCGGTTACCGCTCAGCGTGGTGCGCTAGACTGGCGCCATAAGTTCCGCGAAGCAACGCTTCCTGTTTTCGAAGATCTTTACCAGAGCGTGAAGGATGGTAAGGAGGCTACCATTGCAATTGAAGCGGGACGCCGTCCCGACTACCGCGAATCGTTGGCGAAGGAGCTGAAAGAAATCCGTGAAAGCGAACTTTGGCAGGCTGGTAAAACGGTTAGAGGCCTTCGTCCTGAGAATTCGTAG
- the ilvB gene encoding biosynthetic-type acetolactate synthase large subunit, giving the protein MSNNTREQLFRSEQPITGAEAIVRSLICEGVSVMFGYPGGGIMPTYDALYDYQHLLRHILVRHEQGAIHAAQGYARSSGKVGVAMATSGPGATNLITGIADAYMDSTPVVCITGQVGGKLLGTDAFQEIDIVNISLPITKWSVQVKDVESIPEVIARAFYIARSGRPGPVLVDVPKDLQFGKSLFQYSKCDMSKGVKVKPALNMFQVNEAAKLLNSCSKPLILVGQGVTLSKAEDELLKFAEKSGFPVAATLLGLSAFPTNHPQYVGMLGMHGNYGPNMLTNECDLLLAVGMRFDDRVTGDLSRYAKDAKVVHIDVDEAELGKVIRCDAPIHADAKEALLALTEKVTMRSFKDWSARFTSFMEEEKHQVIDGQLYPKQGITMGMAVRTIGEATNGDAVVVTDVGQHQMVTSRYFPFAKRRSLVSSGGLGTMGFGLPASLGAALGAPNRTTILMVGDGGLQMKIQELGTISTENIPVKIVLLNNNFLGMVRQWQELFFERRYSFVEMSNPDFGLISQGYGIPYQKVTEQHEMEDAVKKMLEHNGPYFLEVQVAKEDNVFPMVPAGCAVDEVRLR; this is encoded by the coding sequence ATGAGCAACAATACAAGAGAGCAACTTTTTAGAAGCGAGCAGCCAATTACTGGTGCCGAGGCAATAGTTCGGTCGTTGATTTGCGAGGGGGTGAGCGTCATGTTTGGTTATCCCGGTGGAGGTATCATGCCAACCTATGATGCTCTTTACGACTACCAGCATCTGTTAAGGCATATCCTTGTACGTCATGAGCAAGGGGCCATTCATGCCGCGCAGGGCTACGCTCGAAGTTCCGGAAAGGTAGGTGTTGCAATGGCAACATCGGGCCCAGGTGCTACCAACCTGATTACGGGCATTGCTGATGCCTATATGGATAGTACTCCGGTTGTATGCATAACGGGTCAGGTTGGCGGTAAGCTGCTGGGCACCGATGCATTTCAGGAAATAGACATCGTAAACATATCGCTCCCCATTACCAAGTGGAGCGTTCAAGTTAAGGATGTGGAGTCGATCCCCGAGGTTATCGCTCGTGCCTTTTATATTGCGCGCAGCGGTCGTCCAGGACCAGTGCTTGTTGATGTGCCCAAAGACCTCCAGTTTGGGAAATCGCTCTTCCAATATAGCAAGTGTGACATGTCGAAGGGGGTAAAGGTAAAGCCTGCTCTTAACATGTTTCAGGTTAATGAGGCAGCAAAGCTGTTGAACTCTTGTTCTAAACCTTTAATCTTGGTGGGGCAGGGTGTTACCCTGTCGAAAGCGGAAGATGAACTGTTGAAATTTGCCGAAAAGAGCGGATTTCCTGTTGCTGCAACGCTTTTAGGCCTATCGGCTTTCCCTACCAACCATCCGCAATACGTAGGCATGCTGGGGATGCATGGCAACTACGGCCCAAATATGCTTACCAACGAGTGCGACCTGCTTTTGGCCGTTGGAATGCGCTTCGACGATCGCGTGACGGGCGATTTGAGCCGCTACGCAAAGGATGCTAAGGTGGTGCATATCGATGTTGACGAGGCCGAACTTGGAAAGGTTATTCGTTGCGATGCTCCAATACATGCTGATGCTAAAGAGGCGCTTTTGGCGTTGACCGAAAAGGTTACGATGCGAAGCTTTAAGGATTGGAGCGCGAGGTTTACCAGCTTTATGGAGGAGGAAAAGCATCAGGTTATTGATGGACAGCTCTACCCTAAACAGGGGATAACCATGGGGATGGCCGTTAGAACCATTGGCGAAGCTACAAATGGTGATGCCGTTGTGGTGACCGACGTTGGACAGCATCAAATGGTAACATCGCGCTATTTCCCGTTTGCAAAAAGGCGCAGCTTGGTTTCGTCGGGTGGATTGGGAACAATGGGCTTTGGTCTTCCCGCATCTTTGGGTGCCGCTTTGGGTGCACCTAATCGTACTACCATCTTGATGGTTGGCGATGGTGGCCTGCAAATGAAGATTCAGGAGTTGGGAACCATATCAACAGAGAACATACCCGTAAAGATTGTGCTCTTGAATAACAACTTCCTTGGAATGGTTCGCCAGTGGCAGGAGCTGTTCTTCGAGCGTAGGTATTCGTTTGTAGAGATGTCTAATCCCGACTTTGGGCTTATATCTCAGGGGTACGGAATCCCCTACCAAAAGGTCACCGAGCAGCACGAGATGGAAGATGCCGTGAAGAAGATGCTGGAGCATAATGGACCATACTTCCTAGAGGTGCAGGTTGCAAAGGAGGATAACGTTTTTCCGATGGTTCCTGCAGGATGTGCGGTAGACGAGGTGAGATTAAGGTAA
- a CDS encoding MFS transporter, with protein sequence MQFSLRSNIINLYVVKISKWFMLIMPIVVLFYNAHGLSMHEVFILQAIYSVSIVAWEIPSGYVADVIGRRKSMIIGAVLGFAGYLIYSFTYGFVGFMVAEIILGVGQSMISGADSALLYDSLIHADREDEYNRYEGLTTSLGNFAEAFGGIAGGLLAVLSVRYPYYAQAFVAFWAIPASFLLVEPPLKAERPKLNWSDIFVIVKETLHSNPKQKWNTLFSSFTGASTLTMAWIAQPYFKGAHLPVEWFGIVWTILNLVVGISSAYAFRVEKKFGPIATVTGFTVLLSLSYIFLGMKVWLPGLAFLLLFYVARGIATPTLKDYVNRITESSVRATVLSIRNFTIRIIFAVMGPIYGWCIDLYGLQAALFLAGALYSIFNFTTLFYFIKYRTFE encoded by the coding sequence ATGCAGTTTAGCCTTCGCAGCAACATCATCAACCTGTACGTAGTTAAAATATCGAAGTGGTTTATGCTTATTATGCCCATTGTGGTACTCTTCTACAATGCGCATGGGCTTAGCATGCACGAGGTATTCATCCTTCAGGCGATATATTCGGTATCCATTGTTGCATGGGAGATTCCGTCGGGGTACGTTGCCGATGTGATTGGCAGACGAAAATCGATGATTATTGGTGCTGTGCTAGGGTTTGCAGGCTATCTGATTTATAGCTTCACCTACGGATTCGTGGGGTTTATGGTTGCAGAGATCATTCTTGGTGTAGGCCAAAGCATGATTTCGGGAGCCGATTCGGCTTTGCTCTACGACTCGCTTATCCATGCCGATAGGGAGGATGAGTATAACAGGTACGAAGGGCTAACCACCTCGCTAGGCAACTTTGCCGAGGCTTTCGGAGGTATCGCTGGTGGTTTACTTGCCGTGCTCTCGGTTCGATATCCCTACTACGCTCAGGCCTTTGTTGCCTTTTGGGCCATTCCTGCTTCGTTTTTGCTGGTGGAGCCACCGCTCAAAGCGGAACGACCAAAGCTTAACTGGAGCGACATCTTTGTAATCGTGAAAGAGACGCTCCACAGCAACCCAAAGCAGAAGTGGAACACGCTATTCTCGTCGTTCACGGGGGCATCTACCCTTACGATGGCATGGATTGCCCAACCCTACTTTAAGGGAGCCCATCTCCCCGTTGAGTGGTTTGGCATTGTTTGGACCATCCTAAACCTGGTGGTGGGCATCAGCTCGGCATACGCCTTTAGGGTGGAGAAAAAGTTTGGTCCCATTGCAACGGTTACCGGTTTTACCGTACTGCTGAGCCTATCGTACATCTTCCTCGGCATGAAGGTTTGGCTTCCGGGATTGGCTTTCCTCCTGCTCTTCTACGTTGCCCGCGGCATTGCCACCCCTACGCTTAAGGATTACGTTAACCGCATTACCGAGTCGAGCGTGAGGGCTACGGTACTCTCCATCCGCAACTTTACCATCCGCATCATCTTTGCCGTTATGGGCCCAATCTATGGCTGGTGCATCGACCTATACGGGCTGCAAGCCGCGCTATTCCTTGCTGGAGCCCTCTACTCCATCTTCAACTTTACCACGCTGTTCTACTTTATTAAGTACCGAACGTTCGAGTAA
- the htpG gene encoding molecular chaperone HtpG has protein sequence MQKGKIGVSTENIFPIIKKFLYSDHEIFLRELVSNAVDATQKLKTLVGTGECKQELGDLTIRVSVDKKKKTITVSDAGVGMTQDEVEKYINQIAFSGAEEFLDKFKDQSVQIIGHFGMGFYSSFMVSSSVEVVTKSWKDAPAVRWECDGSPEYAIGEAKRERRGTDIVLHVSDDSEEFLEEERISALLSKYCKFMPIEIAFGKKKEWKDSKYEETDEDNIINQTNPIWTKKPAELKDEDYAEFYRTLYPMADEPMFHIHLNVDYPFNLTGILYFPKISNNIDLQKNKIQLYCNQVFVTDSVEGIVPEFLTLLHGVLDSPDIPLNVSRSYLQSDANVKKISNHISKKVADRLSTLFKNEREVYEQKWADLKLFVEYGMLSDEKFYDSAVKFAMFKDVDGKHYTFEEYKDAIKEEQTDKDGKLVYIYSNDPEAQYSFIQAAKAHQYNVMVMDGQLDSHFVQMLEGKLDKAQFVRVDSDVMDNLVRKDKKKEWKITPDEQESLKPVFEANTPEGGEAMYQVSFEALSETAAPVVITQNEFMRRMKDMSQMGGGGGMNFYGKLPDSYNVVVNANHPLVVDVSTDLKAELNDKIVEYKAKLKAEEDVLADLNKQKGDKKDEDVPADLKVRIEEVEGKVEAIRKEETELLGSWGKAHKTVHQLIDLALLSNNMLKGEALNRFLKRSLEMISKKL, from the coding sequence ATGCAAAAAGGTAAAATTGGGGTATCTACAGAGAATATCTTCCCCATCATCAAGAAATTTCTTTACTCCGACCACGAGATCTTCCTCCGCGAGCTGGTTTCCAACGCCGTTGATGCCACCCAGAAGCTCAAAACGCTGGTAGGTACCGGCGAGTGCAAGCAGGAGCTGGGCGACCTTACCATCCGCGTGAGCGTGGACAAGAAGAAGAAGACCATCACCGTGTCGGATGCCGGGGTGGGGATGACCCAGGACGAGGTGGAGAAGTACATCAACCAGATTGCCTTCTCGGGCGCCGAGGAGTTCTTGGACAAGTTTAAGGACCAGTCGGTGCAGATCATCGGCCACTTCGGCATGGGCTTCTACTCGTCGTTTATGGTGAGCAGCTCGGTGGAGGTGGTAACCAAGTCGTGGAAGGATGCGCCAGCCGTTCGCTGGGAGTGCGACGGTAGCCCCGAGTACGCCATCGGCGAGGCCAAGCGCGAGCGCCGCGGTACCGATATCGTGCTGCACGTATCGGACGATAGCGAGGAGTTCCTCGAGGAGGAGCGCATCAGCGCGCTGCTGAGCAAGTACTGCAAGTTCATGCCCATCGAAATCGCCTTCGGCAAGAAGAAGGAGTGGAAGGACAGCAAGTACGAGGAGACCGATGAGGATAACATCATCAACCAAACCAACCCCATCTGGACCAAGAAGCCTGCCGAGCTCAAGGACGAGGACTACGCCGAGTTCTACCGCACGCTTTACCCCATGGCCGACGAGCCCATGTTCCACATCCACCTCAACGTGGACTACCCCTTCAACCTTACCGGAATCCTATACTTCCCCAAGATCAGCAACAACATCGATCTTCAGAAGAACAAGATACAGCTCTACTGCAACCAGGTGTTCGTTACCGACTCGGTAGAGGGCATCGTGCCCGAGTTCCTTACCCTGCTCCACGGGGTTCTCGACTCGCCCGATATCCCGCTCAACGTGTCGCGCAGCTACCTGCAGTCCGACGCCAACGTTAAGAAGATCTCGAACCACATCTCCAAGAAGGTGGCCGACCGCCTGAGCACCCTCTTCAAGAACGAGCGCGAGGTGTACGAGCAGAAGTGGGCCGACCTGAAGCTCTTCGTAGAGTACGGCATGCTTAGCGACGAGAAGTTCTACGACAGCGCCGTAAAGTTCGCCATGTTTAAGGATGTTGACGGCAAGCACTACACCTTCGAGGAGTATAAGGATGCCATCAAGGAGGAGCAAACCGACAAGGACGGCAAGCTGGTGTACATCTACAGCAACGACCCCGAGGCGCAGTACAGCTTCATCCAGGCCGCCAAGGCGCATCAGTACAACGTAATGGTGATGGACGGCCAGCTCGATAGCCACTTCGTGCAGATGCTCGAGGGTAAGCTCGATAAGGCTCAGTTCGTACGCGTGGATTCGGATGTGATGGACAACCTCGTGCGCAAGGATAAGAAGAAGGAGTGGAAGATTACCCCCGACGAGCAGGAGAGCCTGAAGCCCGTATTCGAGGCCAACACCCCCGAGGGCGGCGAGGCCATGTACCAGGTGTCGTTCGAGGCGCTTAGCGAAACCGCTGCACCGGTGGTCATCACCCAGAACGAGTTCATGCGCCGCATGAAGGACATGTCGCAAATGGGCGGCGGTGGCGGAATGAACTTCTACGGCAAGCTGCCCGACTCGTACAACGTAGTGGTAAACGCCAACCACCCGCTGGTTGTCGATGTTAGCACCGACCTAAAGGCCGAGCTTAACGACAAGATCGTGGAGTACAAGGCTAAGCTTAAGGCCGAGGAGGATGTTCTAGCCGACCTCAACAAGCAGAAGGGCGACAAGAAGGACGAGGATGTCCCTGCCGACCTAAAGGTACGCATCGAAGAGGTTGAAGGTAAGGTAGAGGCCATCCGCAAGGAGGAGACCGAGCTGCTGGGCAGCTGGGGCAAGGCGCACAAAACCGTTCACCAGCTCATCGATCTCGCGCTGCTCTCCAACAACATGCTAAAGGGCGAGGCGCTAAACCGCTTCCTAAAGCGCAGCTTGGAGATGATTAGCAAGAAGCTATAA
- a CDS encoding DUF6263 family protein produces MKRLTAAAFLLFVFSASFAGSSVQLRLEKGKTYLQVSTTNSKISQLVQGMNMDMEMDVASTTNFKVLDVKDTLFVIEATMSKIMTTTKSPMGVQEFSSDSKNVNDLTSMLLAELSKSPFKVTLTRSGKVAEIDINTAIDKAVNSVVTLSEDQKVTLKTLFKGQFGDDNMRQTIENAFAYYPPKSVKGEKWTSNLKLKSMIVLEQQNQNEVTDVTAESVTVKYAGEMATPENAEPALMNGMSAKYAISGTTEGTAIIDLKTGWVIKNTAIQAMKGNVEILPNAQLPDGVQFPMTVNTTITVTQ; encoded by the coding sequence ATGAAAAGACTTACGGCAGCAGCATTTTTACTCTTCGTTTTTTCGGCATCGTTCGCAGGGAGCTCCGTCCAGCTGAGGCTGGAGAAGGGCAAGACCTACTTGCAGGTTTCCACTACAAACAGCAAGATTTCCCAGCTGGTTCAGGGGATGAACATGGATATGGAGATGGATGTTGCCTCCACCACCAACTTTAAGGTGCTCGACGTGAAGGATACGCTCTTTGTTATTGAGGCTACCATGAGTAAGATAATGACAACGACGAAAAGCCCAATGGGAGTGCAGGAGTTCTCGTCCGACTCGAAAAACGTGAACGACCTCACGTCGATGCTGCTCGCCGAGCTGTCGAAGAGCCCCTTTAAGGTAACGCTTACCCGATCGGGCAAGGTGGCGGAGATTGACATCAACACGGCTATCGACAAGGCGGTGAACTCGGTGGTAACGCTGAGCGAAGACCAGAAGGTAACCCTCAAAACTCTTTTTAAGGGGCAGTTTGGCGATGATAATATGCGCCAAACCATCGAAAATGCCTTTGCCTACTATCCGCCAAAAAGCGTGAAGGGCGAGAAGTGGACTTCGAATCTTAAGCTTAAGAGCATGATTGTGCTGGAACAGCAAAACCAAAACGAGGTTACCGATGTTACCGCCGAGAGCGTTACCGTGAAGTATGCCGGCGAAATGGCTACGCCCGAGAATGCCGAGCCAGCCCTGATGAACGGCATGAGCGCCAAGTACGCCATTAGCGGCACCACCGAAGGCACCGCTATCATCGACCTGAAGACGGGGTGGGTGATTAAGAATACCGCCATCCAGGCAATGAAGGGTAACGTAGAGATACTGCCAAATGCCCAGCTGCCCGACGGCGTGCAGTTCCCAATGACGGTTAACACTACCATAACGGTTACCCAGTAG
- the hutH gene encoding histidine ammonia-lyase: MANQYTISPNPLTYDVLERAADGELQLSLSEESVALIQKCRDYLDNKMKTQTEPIYGITTGFGSLCNRSISFEALNQLQENLVMSHACSTGTEVEPAIIRLMLFLKAHALSLGKSGVQVVTVQRIIDFYNNDVLPIVYDRGSLGASGDLAPLSNLFLPLIGKGEVRHKGVKRNADEVLKEFGWEPIKLQSKEGLALLNGTQFMSSHGVLALIRAFRLVKLADVVGALSLEAFDGRIEPFNELLHTIRPHQGQLETARNIRTILEGSELITRKKKHVQDPYSFRCMPQVHGASKDAIAYVAGVLLTEVNSVTDNPTVFVDEDLVLSGGNFHGQPLALALDFLAIALAELGSISERRVAQLILGLRGLPEFLVANPGLNSGYMIPQYAQASMVSQNKQLCTPASVDSIVSSNGQEDHVSMGGNAATKALRVVDNVERILAIELMNASQAIEFRRPAKTSPYLEEFLADFRKAVPFVEEDIIMYQAIERAVAFIREGDFISE, encoded by the coding sequence ATGGCTAACCAGTACACAATTTCACCTAACCCGCTAACCTACGATGTGCTCGAAAGAGCCGCTGATGGCGAACTGCAGCTAAGCCTCTCGGAGGAGTCGGTTGCGCTTATACAGAAGTGCCGCGACTACCTAGATAATAAAATGAAAACGCAGACCGAGCCGATTTACGGTATTACCACCGGCTTTGGCTCGCTTTGCAATCGTTCCATATCGTTCGAGGCGCTAAACCAGCTTCAGGAAAACCTGGTGATGTCGCATGCGTGCAGCACCGGCACTGAGGTTGAACCTGCCATCATCCGCCTTATGCTTTTCCTTAAGGCGCATGCGCTATCGTTGGGAAAGAGCGGCGTGCAGGTGGTTACGGTTCAGCGCATCATTGACTTTTACAACAACGATGTGCTGCCTATTGTGTACGACCGTGGCTCGTTGGGCGCATCGGGCGACCTTGCACCGCTTTCGAACCTGTTCCTTCCGCTGATTGGTAAGGGCGAGGTTCGCCATAAGGGTGTTAAGCGCAATGCCGATGAGGTGCTGAAGGAGTTTGGCTGGGAGCCTATAAAACTACAATCGAAGGAAGGGCTAGCGCTGCTTAACGGAACTCAGTTTATGAGCTCGCACGGCGTGCTTGCCCTTATCCGAGCCTTCCGCTTGGTGAAGCTGGCCGATGTTGTTGGCGCGCTATCGCTGGAGGCGTTTGATGGTCGCATTGAGCCTTTCAACGAGCTGCTGCATACCATCCGCCCGCATCAGGGGCAGCTGGAGACGGCGCGAAACATCCGCACCATTCTTGAGGGGAGCGAGCTTATCACCCGAAAGAAGAAGCATGTGCAAGATCCATACTCGTTCCGCTGCATGCCGCAGGTGCACGGCGCATCGAAGGATGCCATTGCCTATGTGGCCGGTGTGCTGCTTACCGAGGTGAACTCGGTTACCGATAACCCCACCGTTTTTGTTGACGAGGATTTGGTGCTTTCGGGTGGAAACTTCCACGGACAGCCATTGGCGCTGGCATTGGATTTCCTTGCCATTGCCCTTGCCGAGCTGGGTAGCATCTCGGAGCGCCGTGTGGCGCAGCTAATCCTTGGGCTACGCGGATTGCCCGAGTTCCTTGTTGCCAACCCGGGGCTAAACTCCGGCTACATGATTCCGCAGTACGCCCAGGCGTCGATGGTGAGCCAGAACAAGCAGCTGTGTACGCCTGCCTCGGTGGACTCCATCGTGTCGTCGAACGGACAGGAGGACCACGTGAGCATGGGCGGCAACGCGGCAACCAAGGCGCTTAGGGTGGTGGATAACGTGGAGCGTATCCTGGCCATCGAGCTGATGAACGCCTCGCAGGCCATCGAGTTCCGCCGTCCGGCAAAAACATCGCCCTACCTGGAGGAGTTCCTTGCCGACTTCCGCAAGGCCGTTCCATTCGTGGAGGAGGACATCATCATGTACCAGGCCATCGAAAGGGCGGTTGCCTTTATCCGCGAGGGGGACTTTATTAGCGAATAA